The DNA sequence CATAGATGAGATTTCAGAGTTGATTGCTTCAGACAACCAGTGGGTTAAGCTGGTAAAGAATGAAAAAGAAGCGACACTCAAAGAACTCACTCCGGCAGCTGTTTCTGGTACACTTAACATTCCTGTTGGAAGATTGAGAAAAATGAATATCGGTCCTGAGTATCTTACCGCATTTACCGTTGGTGATCAGCTGTTATGGGGTGCGGCAGAACCGATTCGCAGGATTCTTAAGATCATTCTTAAAACATTATAATATCACCCTTCACAGGGAAATACGTTTGAGAGTCATCCACAATAAATGCAGGCTACTACCACTATTGCCTGCATTAATTATACTCTGCAGTGCAGTACAAGGTTCTGACAGAAGTGATTTTTCTGAATCATTTGTGTTGCCTGGGATTTATTTGAACAATTCCGTACGGAAACCTTACCGTAAATATGACAATTTTCAGCAAAGAGAATTTCTGGATGAAAGTAGTCTTAACACTTATGGGCTACTTATCGGCAAAAGAGAGCGTCTAACATCCAGTTTCAGATATCAGTTAAGCGGAAGCTACGAATTTGGAAACGCTGCCGGAGATACAACTCACAATGTATTACTGACAGACAATACCTACAGAACACTTGTGAGCTTCAAAAGGTTCTCTTTTGTTAGTATAATACCGGAACTTCACTACGTTATGGAACCCAATCACAGAGGCAATCTTTTTTTAACTGGAGGACTGGGTCTGCATTATATGATTCTTAATGAGTTTGAAACAGATATAGATAAAGAAATCGATATTTCTGATCCAGGTCATGTTTCAGAAAACAGGTTCAGTCTTAGTTATAATCTGGGTTTGGGATTTGAAACTCAGCTATCGGGAAATTCCGGGATCGCTTTTATATATGGTCTAAGATTATGGAAACCGGTGCAATATATACAAACCGGAGATCTTTTTCCGATGGGCGCAGATTACAGTGAGAATTTTCTAACCCACTCATTTCAAGTATCACTGCTCTTTCCTGCATTATTATAAACAAAACAGATATCAGCTCAGAAATACTTTACATGTCACAGAATGCTGCAATCTGAGAGCAAAAAGTTATGGCAGCCAACTCTGTACGCAATCGGTTAGAAGCGAGTTTAACCTTTACAGCACCCTGAACAGAGAAAAAGTCCTGCTCATTATGAGTAAAGCCTCCTGGAGGACCTATTAAGCACAGTACTTTATCGGTGCCGTTTATTTCAAGATTTCTAAGGGGCTCTCCTAGCTGGTCTGCAATGAGAATCAGCTGAGAATTATAGTTTGCAATACCGGTAGAGGTTACCGGATTTTCAAGATTTGGCATGTAAGGGTAGAGACACTGTTTCATTGAAACTACCATTTTTTCTTCAAACCGGTTTTTGTACTTTTGCCACTTATCCCACCATGGTTTTCTGCTATTTTCAGTTATCAGAGGGAGTATTTTTCTGACACCAAGTGCTGTCAGGGTTTGGAGAATCTCTTCAAACTCAGATCTGTCGGGCAGTCCCACAGCAACTGTAATTTCTGGTTTCGTTCGGGAGATAGTTTCTTTTTCCAGAATGGTGCAGGTCAGTTGATCTTTTTCAACCGAATTAACACAACACTCGTAAATTATCCCTTTACCATCTGTAACTCTTATGGGATCACCATCACTTACCCTTAGTACCGAAACGGCATGGTGTTTTTCGGATTTATTCAAAACAAGAGTGCCGCTGTAAATATTTTGAGTAAAAAAAAGAAAGTGATCTTTTTTCATAATACTCCCACATATCTGATTAGCATTCACCAAGATGTTTTTTGAGACCTTCTCTGATTGCCTTCTTTAAATTCCTGAGATTTTCATTATACCCCCGGGCTTTAAGAGTTGTACAGAACTCCTCATGTGATCTCTTGATCCTGTAATCCGGCTCTCTAGGGGGGTGTTTAAGATATAGTGGCAGAAGCGAAATATCTGATTCAACCATAAGGCATGACTGATAATAGTAATAATCGGGGTTTCGCCCCATGTAAAGAGAACTGCCAAGAATTTTTTTATTATCCAGGGCAAGGTCACTTATTCCCCTTGAGCTTACATTCTCAATACCATTTTGTTCTAAAACTGAAATATAAGCCTTATGCAGGTAAGTAAATACCTCAAGAGGTGACTGATCGGTATTTCTGTTTCCAACAATAACGGTAACCAGCATTCCGGGAGAAAGGACCACTGTACCCCCTCCCCCTCTGCGCTCTACAACCGGGACACCATCTTTACTACACCTGTTAAGATAAATTTCATCTTCAGGTTTGCAGGATGGACCATGCACTACCTCCACAGATTCTTGTTCGTAGACATGAATGTAAGGTTTTGCGCACAACGCCCCGTACATAAACAGGGCATCATTTTTTTTCAGGTTACCGCGAAGAAGAGCGTTTCTCATTTTTCACCAAATTATTTTTTTTCATAAAGCGGGATGAAGCAAAGAGTCCCAGGAAAGAGAGGAATGGAAATAATTTGCCAAGAATTGGTTTCCTGATATGGATAGCCCTTGAGGGACACATTTCATGACAGCAGAAGCAACGTATACATTCCTTGTAATGATAGACCGGAGGTGCTTTTCTGCCCCTTTTCCCCCAATTAACAGCTTTAGGATCAACCGGACACACCTGAATACACCTGCCACACCTGGTACATGCATCTTTGATGATAACAGGTTTTGAGAGTATCATATTCTTGACTACTTTAAGATATCTGGATTGAGGCATAGGTTCAACAGGCTTCCTCACAACCTTGAAATCCTTGACAATGAATTGGTCAATTTCATCTCCAAGGAGCTCAATCTCATCCTCAAGATAGGTACCCAAACCTGAAATTTTTCCGGGAAGAGAAGTTGATATGTATTCTGGTTTCAAATCGATGAGTCTTGCAGCCACAGCATCAAGTGCGACCGGATCTGCAGAGACAAGAAGTAACCCCATCTTTCTTGGGTCCCCACTTTGTGGCCCGTTTCCTTCCATGGCAAAAACTGCATCCATTACATACAATCTCGGACGGACTAAACCACAGACATCAACAATCAATCTGGAAAACTCTAGTATATCAGGGAATCTTGCATGATAATCTCCTTTTACAGCACCAGGCAGACACCCATACTGGTTTTTAACAGCTCCCGTCATACGTGTAAGACCATGGGTCTTCAGTTTGGGCAAACTTATAACACCATCAGACTCAAGCACCCCATTTGCAATCGTCAGTCGTTTGCTGGAGACCCCCTCAGGATAAGAAATTTCTCTGCCATGCTCAAAGTCAGCAAGTTCGACTTCCTCCTCCAGTGCGACCTGGTGGTGGCCGGTTTTCTTTAATGCTTTTAAAGGAGACTGAATCCCTCCCGGTGAATCACCGTAAGACACAACAGCTCCGGATTCCTTAACAAGTTGAACTACAGCTTTGAACACAACGGGGTGAGACACAACACACTGCTCAGGGTCAGTTCCCCACAGAATGTTAGGTTTCAGAAGAATTTTTTCGTTGGGTGAAACAAACCGTTCAACACCACCCAGAAAATTGATCCCCCGTTCAACAGCGGCCCTTACATCTGAAAACTCGTAACTGTTACACCCCACCAGAGCGACTTTAGATTTTTCCATTCATTTCTCCATAACAGACAGAGCTAGAAAATAATACCCGCGATAACCAATGGCGGCAGAGATATTCCAATCATATTAAATATTTCTCAGATATCATATTTTCTTGCAAGGTCATTATCGATAACATAGATACAGACCTCTTTTGACCCTTGCTGGGTGTACCCGAATTTTCTTCTGAGGTTTCTTATGAGATATCTTACGTCATCTCTTATACGTTTGTCATATGTTTTGAAATCCTTTGTATCATAATCTTTAATTGCCCTTCTAAAGTTTTCGTTATCTAGAAATGGATCCAGAGCATGCTTTTTAAGGCTCTGAACATATCTTCCATAAAGATCTTTAAAGAGATCGGTTTCAGTGATAGCTTTATTCTCCAGCATCAAATCCTGTGTGAGAGTTTTTGATGTATAATCTTTCTGGACCTGCTCCCTGAAAGTCCATCTTCTTGATGCTCCTGCATCTGAACCGATAAGACGATTTTCAATACTGCGGAAAAACTCTTCGGAAATTTTGAGGTTTTCACCTGTGTAGGTGCAAACTTCATTTGCCGGCGGTTCGAAATTTATCGCGAATATATAATTGAGGATATCTCTCTCAATCTGTTTTTCATTATAATAATAAAGCGACTCTTTAACTTCCTGCAGCACGGTATAATTGTATAATCTCAAAAGTGAGTCAAGAAATCCTGCGGGTATGGAACGCATCAGATCTCTTTTCTTTTTAAGAAAATAATCCACAAGCATGGACATATTTATCAGCTTACCCTGCCTTGAGTATGAAGAGATAAAGTCATTGAAAATCTTTATTGAATCTCTCCCGGATATTCCACTTATCCCCTCTCTGTCCGATTCTGCTATAATCCTTCTTCTTCTCGAAGCATTGAGGTTAGCCCGATCCTCCTCTGTTAACCAGGAAGGTATAATCCCTGAATAAATCTCCATTTTCAACAGCTGAAGATTTTCATCACAATACATGTTGTACTTTTT is a window from the Chitinispirillum alkaliphilum genome containing:
- a CDS encoding 16S ribosomal RNA methyltransferase RsmE; this translates as MKKDHFLFFTQNIYSGTLVLNKSEKHHAVSVLRVSDGDPIRVTDGKGIIYECCVNSVEKDQLTCTILEKETISRTKPEITVAVGLPDRSEFEEILQTLTALGVRKILPLITENSRKPWWDKWQKYKNRFEEKMVVSMKQCLYPYMPNLENPVTSTGIANYNSQLILIADQLGEPLRNLEINGTDKVLCLIGPPGGFTHNEQDFFSVQGAVKVKLASNRLRTELAAITFCSQIAAFCDM
- a CDS encoding Lipoate-protein ligase A encodes the protein MRNALLRGNLKKNDALFMYGALCAKPYIHVYEQESVEVVHGPSCKPEDEIYLNRCSKDGVPVVERRGGGGTVVLSPGMLVTVIVGNRNTDQSPLEVFTYLHKAYISVLEQNGIENVSSRGISDLALDNKKILGSSLYMGRNPDYYYYQSCLMVESDISLLPLYLKHPPREPDYRIKRSHEEFCTTLKARGYNENLRNLKKAIREGLKKHLGEC
- a CDS encoding Iron-sulfur cluster-binding protein, translating into MEKSKVALVGCNSYEFSDVRAAVERGINFLGGVERFVSPNEKILLKPNILWGTDPEQCVVSHPVVFKAVVQLVKESGAVVSYGDSPGGIQSPLKALKKTGHHQVALEEEVELADFEHGREISYPEGVSSKRLTIANGVLESDGVISLPKLKTHGLTRMTGAVKNQYGCLPGAVKGDYHARFPDILEFSRLIVDVCGLVRPRLYVMDAVFAMEGNGPQSGDPRKMGLLLVSADPVALDAVAARLIDLKPEYISTSLPGKISGLGTYLEDEIELLGDEIDQFIVKDFKVVRKPVEPMPQSRYLKVVKNMILSKPVIIKDACTRCGRCIQVCPVDPKAVNWGKRGRKAPPVYHYKECIRCFCCHEMCPSRAIHIRKPILGKLFPFLSFLGLFASSRFMKKNNLVKNEKRSSSR